The genomic interval CCCAACCGGCTCAGCGGCGAGGGCTCTCCGATAGCCATGTCACCGTGGAACCAGACCGCCGCTTCTCCCTTCACCAAATCATCGTGCACGCCGTTCGAAGAGAATGTCCCGAAGAACGGGCTCATCGGCTCTCTCATTCGAGAAGAAGGCCACATTTACTCCCTGGCCGCCACCGAAGATCTCTTGTACACCGGCTCCGACAGCAAGAACATCAGAGTTTGGAAGAATCTCAAGGAGTACAGCGGTTTCAAGTCCAACAGCGGACTTGTCAAGGCGATTGTTATCTCAGGAGAGAGGCTGTTCACTGGTCACCAGGACGGCAAGATTAGGGTTTGGAGAGTCTCCACCAAAGACCCTAAAGTTCACAAACGGGCCGGAACTTTCCCGACTATGATGGACATTTTCAAGTACTCGGTGAAACCCAAGAACTACGTCCAAGTAAGGAAACAGAAGACGCTTTGGATCAGACACTCCGACGCGGTTTCATGTCTGAGCTTGAGCGAAGACAAGAAGCTGTTGTATTCAGCCTCATGGGACCGCACGGTCAAAGTGTGGCGGATCGAAAGTTCTAAATGCATTGAGTCCATCCACGCCCATGACGACGCCGTGAACTCCGTCGTGGCCAGCGTTGAGGGGTTGTTGTACACCGGAGCGGCGGACGGCACGGTGAAGGTGTGGAAGAGGGAGCAGAATGGGAATATG from Argentina anserina chromosome 2, drPotAnse1.1, whole genome shotgun sequence carries:
- the LOC126784990 gene encoding protein JINGUBANG-like → MRDRMFSDDTSLPRASNFGNLVHSDPNISANAMSPDVLHEYQMRNSSAAPFDPNRLSGEGSPIAMSPWNQTAASPFTKSSCTPFEENVPKNGLIGSLIREEGHIYSLAATEDLLYTGSDSKNIRVWKNLKEYSGFKSNSGLVKAIVISGERLFTGHQDGKIRVWRVSTKDPKVHKRAGTFPTMMDIFKYSVKPKNYVQVRKQKTLWIRHSDAVSCLSLSEDKKLLYSASWDRTVKVWRIESSKCIESIHAHDDAVNSVVASVEGLLYTGAADGTVKVWKREQNGNMMKHSLVQTLLKQESAVTALAVSASGSIVYCGSSDGLVNFWGREELLSHDGVLKGHRLAVLCLAAAGNLVFSGSADKTICVWRREGVIHTCLSVLAGHSGPVKCLAVEEDREPSTRGDQRWIVYSGSLDKSVKVWGVSEQAPELTPVTMQSRTPQLITDNDSLPSDGSYSSTRTRR